The stretch of DNA ACGTACCTCCACGGGGGCCGAGCGGTCCCCGCGACTATTGTGTAATCAGACCACTGAGGGCGGTAAAAAGCTTGCGTACCTTTGGCATACACCGCCGGACGGTGTGGATGTTCACACGAAACGTCGGGCGAGCGAGACGAACACCGACCGGGGTTTCAAGGGGTGGGATATTCCGTATCGGGAGCTATGTCGTCCGCCGGCGACGTGGGGACAGACCCGCCAGTGGTGGCAGGTCGCGAGCCTCGGCGCTGGGCGGCCACGCCGCGGTCTCGCTCGCGACACGACACCACCGGGACGGCGACAACGCAAACGATGACCCGGATAATCGACGGCAACGAGATCGCGGACGAGATCAGAGCGGACGTGAAGGCGTCGGTCGAGACGCTGACGGACGCGGGGGTACAGCCCGGGCTCGCGACGGTGCTGATGAGCGAGGACGGCGCGAGCGAGACGTACGTCTCGATGAAACAGGAGGCCTGCGAGGAGCTTGGCATCGCGGGCCACCACCACGAGATCGGCCCGGACGAACCGGCCGACGCGCTGTTCGACCGGATCGACGAACTGAACGCCGACCCGTCCGTCCACGGCATCCTCGTCCAGATGCCGGTGCCCAGTCACGTCGACAAGGCGACCGTCCTCGAACGGATCGACCCGGAGAAGGACGTCGACGGCTTCCACCCGGAGAACGTCGGCCGCCTCGTCGCCGGGAACGCCCGCTACAAGCCCTGTACGCCCCACGGCGTCCAGAAGATCCTCGCCGCCGAGGGGATCGACACGGAGGGGAAAGACGCCGTCGTCGTCGGCCGGTCGGACATCGTCGGCAAGCCGATGGCGAACCTCCTCATCCAGTACGGCGACGGCGGCAACGCGACGACGACGGTGTGTCACTCCCGGACCGAGGACCTGGCCGAGAAGACCCGCCAGGCGGACATCCTCGTGGCCGCCGCCGGCGTCCCCGAGATGATCGACGGCGAGATGGTCAAGGAGGGCGCGACCGTGATCGACGTGGGCGTCAACCGGGTGGACGCGGACACCGAGAAGGGGTACGAACTCGTCGGCGACGTCGAGTTCGACAGCGCCAAGGAGAAGGCCAGTGCCATCACGCCGGTGCCGGGCGGCGTCGGCCCGCTCACCATCGCGATGCTGATGTACAACACCGTCAAGGCGGCGAGCGTCCAGTCCGGCGTCGCCGTCGACCTGCCCTGAGACGGAGCGTCGTGGCGATTTCCCGGGACGCGCCGATCCCGCGCTCCGGAACTGATCCACGATGACCCGTCTGAGCGGTCAGGACACCTCGACCTCGCCGCACTCGGGACAGAGGACGGCCGCCTCGTCCGACGGGCCGGGCGACTCCTCGACGACGTCGTGCCCCTCCGCACACTCCTGGTGCAGGAAGACGGCGTGGTCGGCGTGGCCGTCGAGGACGATGTGGCCGGTCTCGCCGTCGAAGACTAAGCCGTGACAGAAGTAGCACTCTCCGCTCATAGGGGCGAGACGGCGGCGCGCGTCAAAATAGTTCGTGTCGAGAGAGCGATACCAGATCGCCGGACCGTCGGTCGCGTCGGGGTTCGGCGGCCGAACTAAGACCGTCGGCCCGGTAGGGTCGGTATGGAGTACAACTACACCGGGGACGCACACCGGCGACTGTTCGAGTCCTACGCGGCCGACGAGGAGCCGTTCCCGACCCAGTCACCGATGGAGTTCCCCCACCGGGAACACGGTCGCGAGGAGGTCGACATCCTGCGACGGGTGTTCTTCCCGACCTGCTGGAACGCCGCCGCGCTGGTCCGGGACGAACTCGCGGTGCTGGACCGGCTCGACGATCTCGGCGGCCTGTTCTACGCCGGGATCCGACCCTACGCCGACGGGGACCCCTCGGAGACGGTCGCGACCATCCTCGACCAGTTGCCGGAGATCCGGGCGACGCTGAAGCGGGACGTGGAGGCGGCCTACAAGGGCGACCCCGCCGCCAAGACCTACCTGGAGATCGTCCGCTCGTACCCCGGCTTCCTGGCGATCCTGGTCCAGCGCGTGGCCCACGCGCTCTACGAGGCCGACGCGGGCGAGTACGCCCGCGAGCTGACCGAGTACGCCAAGACACAGACCGGCATCGACATCCACCCCGGGGCGGAGATCGGCGACTACTTCTTCGTCGACCACGGCACCGGCGTCGTCATCGGCGAGACGGCGACGGTCGGCGACTGGGTCCGCATCTACCAGGACGTGACGCTGGGGGCGCTGCACTTCGAGGAGGACGAGGGCGACGAGCACGCGCTCAAGAAGGGGTACAAGCGCCACCCCGACATCGGCGACCACGTCGTCATCGGGGCCGGGACGAAGGTGCTGGGTGCCATCACCGTCGGCGACCACGTCAGCATCGGGGCCAACTCCTGGGTCACGGAGGACGTCCCGGACGACACGCAGGTGTACGTCAGCGAGCACCCGACACAGGAACGGAAGCGCAACGACCGGTAGTCAGTCGGACGGGAACCCCTGGACCCAGTCGCAGGCGGGACAGATGCCGGCACCGGCCCGCTCGTCCAGTTCCGTGCCACACGTCGGGCAGTCCGTCGGTCGGGCGACGCTCGATCCGGGGCCACCGGTCGCGGGACGTGAGAAGCGTACCATCGTGTGACCGAGAACGGCCACGCTCCGGTTAAAACGTCACGCCGATCTGTCCGCGGTATTAAACGGGGGTCGGGAGACGCCCGTCGGGAGCCGCCGCCGTCGCCGACCCCGATTCGGCGGCCCGACTTAAACCCGCTCAGCAGTCCCGACGTGACTTTATCCGACAGTCCTGCATCGGTCCACCCGGACCCGCGTCCCAGTGAGCGGGTGACCGCGTTCCGGACCGATCGCACGCGTACGATCGCACCGACGAACCGGGAGAGCGGTCACCCGGTGTCGTAGTCCATAACGGGTCCCACCTGGCATTCCGTGGTGTCGTGCCCCACCACGCACCACTTCGTGTGCCGCCCGTCGTCGATCGGCGAGCGACAGCGCCGTCCGATCCGAGGGCCGCGTGAGCGTCCCCGATCCGGCACGAGGCCCGTCCCGGCACCGGAACACAACTGGTTCGCGCTCCGACAGACTGTGCCAGCGTCGCTGGCCGTGAGCAACCACTAAACCCCGCGCTCCCGACGTACGGAGCAGGCACGCGGTAGGCTCCGGTTTCCGCCGCCGACGCCGGGCGAGGCGGGAGTAAGCCCCCTGTTCGCCGGCCGGCGAGGCCGCTCTCACCCGATGATTTAAGCCGGTGACACACCGTTTGTTTAAGACACGGTAGCAAATGACATCCATCATCGCAGCGGACGGAACGACGATACGGATCTCGGGGACGGGGCCGCCGTCGGACCTCCTCGCCGTCGCCAGGGAGTCGGACGTGCGGGCCGTCGCGGTCGGATCGACCGGGGTGCCGGCGCTCGAACCACTCGTGACGGTGACAAACGGCGGCGAGACCGCCGTCCACACCGACTGCTCGACCGCCGAGCTCGACACCGTCGTCGCGAGCGTCTCCGGCGGGTCGGACATCCGGGCGGCGGAGCCGGACGCCGTCGTCGAACACGACCCCGGGACGGCGACGCTCCCGCCCGTCGACCTCCCGGGTCTCGACGTCGGCCGCCGGCGCGTCCTCGGGGCCGCCGGCTGGCGTCGGCCGACCGACGCCGCCGACCACGAGGCCGCCGGCGGGTTCGACGCGCCGGAGACGACGGCGGTGCTGGACGCCGGGGCGGACCTCCGGGGCCGCGGCTGGGGGGACCTCTGCCAGGACGAGCCGCTCGCGCCGACCTGGGAGACCACCCGCGACGCCGACGGCGACCCCACAGTCGTCGTGAACGCCCACGGCAACCCCACCGACGCGCTCCTCCTGGCCAGCGCCCCCTTCGACGTACTGGAGGGCGCGACCGCCGCCGCCGAGGCCGTCGGGGCCGACGGCGTCATCGTCTACGCCTCGACCGCCGACGAACGGGCCGTCGAGACCGTCCGGGCGGCCGCCGCGAACTACCCGGACCCGCCGGTCGCGATCGACGTCGTCACCGGCCCCGCCGAGCACCGCGCCGCCGAGCCGACGATGGCCCTGGAGGCCATCGAGGGCAACCACCGGCTCGAAGCGCGCATCCGACCGCCCGGGCCCGAGTCCGTCGGCCTCCACGGCCAGCCCACGCTCGTCCACACGCCCCGGACGCTCGCCAACCTCGCGGTCGCGCTCCGCGAGGGCGAGGCGGACACCCGGACGGTGACCGTCGAGGGCGACGTGGCCGCGCCGGCGACGGTCGAACTGGCGGCGTCGGACACGCTGTCGACCGCGGTCGACGCCGTCGACGTCGACGGCGAGTTCAAGGCCGCCTGCGTCGGCGGCCGCTTCGGCGGACTGACCGCCGACCTCGATGTCGCGGTCGGCCCGGCGGCGCTCTCGGCGGCCGACCTGGGCACCGAGGGGGTCGTCCAGGTGCTGGCCGACGACCGCTGTGTCCTGGAGTTCGTCGGCCAGCGCACGCAGTTCGCCGCCGACGAGAACTGCGGCCGGTGTGTCCCCTGCCGCGAGGGGACCACCCAGCTCGCCGAGCTGTTGCGGGACATCTACGACGGCACGTACGCCCCCGCGGACATCCGGGAGCTGGTCCGGGTGATGGACGGGTCGAGCATCTGCGCGTTCGGCGTCGAGGCCGGCCGCCCCGCCCGGACCGCCGTCGCGGAGTTCGAAGCGGAGCTACAGGCCCACGCGGACGGGGACTGTCCGACCGACAGCTGCCCCCAGCCAGCAGAGGTGACATGACATGAGTTCAGAGCACGCACACGAGGACGCGCCACCACTGACCGAGGAGATCGCACCGGGCACCGCCGCCGACCCCGCCGTCGGCGGCACCGAGCGGGCGACCGTCACCGTCGACGGGACGCCCGTCACCGTCGAGGCGGGGGCGACCCTGCTCGACGCCGTCGAGGCCGTCGACACCGACGAGTACGTCCCGGCGCTGTGTAGCTACGACCGCCAGGAGATCGGCCCCCGCAGCGAGTGCCGCACCTGTATGGTCGAGACCGAGGCCGAGGGCATCGTCCCGGCCTGCAGCCACCCCGCCGAGGACGGGATGAGCGTCAGCACCGACGCCGAGGCCGCCGCCCAGGCCCGCGACGTCAACCTCGACCTGGTGCTGTCGAACCACAACCTCCGCTGTACCACCTGCGGGAAGAACGGCCGCTGCGAGCTCCAGGACGCCTCCATCGAACAGGAGGTCGAGGAGCCACGCTACGGCGTGCTCGACGAGCGCGACGAGTACGAACCGCTCGACGACACCTCCTCGTTCATCCAGATCGACCGCAACAAGTGCATCCTGTGCAATCGGTGTGTCGAGGCCTGCAACGACGTCCAGGTCGAGGGCGTCCTCCGGATGGAGGGGTCGGGCCAGGACACCCGCATCGGCTTCCAGAGCGACGCCGAGACGATGGAGGACTCGACGTGTGTCTCCTGTGGCCACTGCGCGACCGTCTGTCCGACCGGCTCGCTCGTCGAGAAGGGGATCGAGGACGCGACGACCATCCCCATCCCGGGGTTCACCCAGAAGAACAGCGTCGGCAAGGCCATCGAGAGCAGCGGCGAGACGAAGGGCCCGATGACCCCGAAGAAACGCGACACCGACCGGCGCGAGGACCCCGACGCGGCCGCGTCGACGCCCAACGCGCCAAGCGCCGACGACGTGGCGACGGACGGCTGGGCCGGCTTCGAGGGGGGTGAGTGGCCGTGAGCGACGAGTTAGACGGCGTCGCCGGCTACATGCAGCAGGCCAAACAGCAGGCCCTCGAGAACGTCGAACACGTCGCCGAGGGGGTCGCCGCCGACACCCTCTCGGAGGGCAAGCTGTTCGAGATCGCCCAGTCCATCGGCGACAAGCGCCTCGAAGAGCTGAACGTCGCCGACACGACCTGTGGCTACTGTGCCGTCGGCTGCCGGTTCGACCTCTACTCGGACGGCGAAGAGATCCTCGCGGCCCGGCCGACCGAGGCGGAGGACGCCCCGGTCAACGGCATCTCCACCTGCGTCAAGGGGAAGTTCGGCTACGACTTCGTCAACTCAGACGACCGCCTCACCTCGCCGCTGGTGCGTGACGAACACGGCCAGTTCCGCGAGGCCACCTGGGACGAGGCCCTCGCTCGCGTGGCGGAGGGACTGGGCGACATCAAAGAGGAACACGGCGGCGAGGCGCTGTCGCTGATCGCCTCCTCGAAGGCGACCAACGAGGAGAACTACCTGATGGGCAAGTTCGCCCGCCAGGTGCTCGGGACCAACAGCGTCGACAACTGCAACCGCCTCTGTCACTCCTCGACGGTCGCCGGCCTCGCGAAGACCTACGGCTACGGCGCGGCCTCGATCAAGACCGACGACCTCGAACTGGCCGACTGCATCCTGCTGACCGGCTCGAACACGACCGAGGCCCACCCGGTGCTGGCGACCCGCATCAAGCAGAACGTCCGCGACGGCGCGGACCTGCTGGTGTTCGACCCCCGCGAGATCCAGATCGCCGAGTACGCCGACCAGTACAGCCAGGTCAAGCCCGGCTACGACGCCGTCTGGATCAACGGCATCACCCGCTACATCATCAACAACGACCTCTACGACGAGGAGTTCGTCGCCGAGCGGACCACGGGCTTCGAGGACGTGAGAGAGGCCGTCCAGGAGTTCACGCCCGAGCGCGTCGAGGAGGTCACGGGCGTCCCCCACGAGGAGATCGCCTCGGCCGCCGAGACGATCGCCGCCGCCGACAGCACCGTCTTCGGCTGGACGCTCGGCCTGACCGAGCACTCCCACGGCACGGAGAACGTGATGGCGATGGCGAACCTCGCCGCGGTGACCGGCAACCTCGGCAAGCCCGGCGCGGGCGTCTCCCCGTTCCGCGGCCAGAACAACGTCCAGGGCGGGGGCGGCGACATGGGCCCGCTCCCGGACAACTTCCCCGGCTACCAGGACATCGCCGACGACGAGATCCGCGCGAAGTTCGAAGACGCCTGGGACTGTGACATCTCCGAGGAGTACGGCTACTACACCACCCAGATGTTCCTCGCCGCCGACGACGACGACATCCGCGGGATGTACATCATCGGCGAGAACGCCGCCCTCTCGGAACCCGGCGTCAACCACGCCGAGGACGTGCTGGAGGACCTGGAGTTCCTCGTCGTGCAGGACCTCTTCGTCAACGAGACCGCACAGTACGCCGACGTGGTACTGCCGGCGTGCTCGTTCGTCGAGAAGACCGGCACCTTCACCAACACCGACCGGACCGTCCAGATGGTCAAGCAGGTGATGGAGCCCAAGGGCGACTCCCGGCCCGACTGGGAGATCCTCCAGGACCTCGCCAACCGGATGGGGCGGGACTGGGACTACGACGACACCGCCGAGATCATGCGGGAGGTCAACTCCCTGACGCCGCTGTACGGCGGCGTCACCCACGAGCGCGTCGAGGCCAACGGCGGCCTGCAGTGGCCCTGCTGGGACGAGGACCACCCCGGGACCGAACGGCTCTACACGGAGGAGTTCAACACCGAGAACGGGAAGGCGAACCTCCAGGGCATCGGCTACAGCGAACCCGCCGAGACGCCCGACGACGAGTACCCCTACACGCTGACCACGGGTCGGGTCCTCTACCAGTACCACACGGGGACGATGACCCACCGCGAGGAGGGCATCATGAAGTACACGCCCAGCGACTTCGTGGAGATCCACCCCGAGACCGCCGAGTCGCTCGGCGTCGAGAGCGGCGACCTCGTCACGCTGGAATCCCGGCGGGGCGAGATCGTCGTGCCGGCACAGGTGACCGACCGCGTGGGGCCGGACAACGTCTTCGTGCCGATCCACTTCGCCGAGAGCGCGGTCAACCGCCTGACCGACGAGGAGCACCTCGACCCGGCGGCGGCGACGCCGGAGTTCAAGGTCTCGGCGGTCAGCCTGCGGGCGGCCGGGCCGGGGGCCGAACCGACCGTGACGCCGGCCGAGACCACGATGGGGGACGACTGAGATGGCGGAACCGCAGCGGTCCTACCCGACGACGGCGACGAACGCCGAGCACGAGGACGCCACCGACCGCGAGGGGCGGGCCGCCCTCGAGGAGGCCCTGTCCGAGCGGGGCGACGAGCTCGCGGCGCTGGTCCGGAGCAGCGACGAGCTCGACGACGTACTCACCACCGCGATCCTCGTCGCCGCCAGCGCCGACGAGGACGAACTCGAACACGTCACCGACTCGGCGGCGAACCTCGTCGAGGCCGCCGACGGGCTCTCGACGGAGGGGGCCGCGGAGCTGGCGACCCAGCTGGGGGAAGACGCGGACGACCTCTCGGAGTCGCTGGCGACGGTGGTCGCCCTCCAGCGGGAGGGCCACGTCGACGACCTGGCGACGGTGGCGACGGCGTTCACGGAGTCGCTGTCCCCCGAGGAGGTCGAGGAGCTGGCGACGATGCTGGAAGAGAACGGGAGCGACCTGGTCGACGCGCTGGACGTGGTGCTGGAACTCCAGCGGAGCGGCGACCTCGCGGCGCTGGTCGAGACCGCACAGACCCTCTCGGCGCTGGAGCTGGACGAGGATGCCGTCGAGGGAATGAACAGCTTCGTCGGGGCCATCGGGGAGGCCCAGCGGGAGTCCGAGCCGGTCGGACTGCTGGGTGCGCTCTCGGCGCTGCGGACGAGGGACGCGCGGGCGGGGCTGGGCTACCTCGTCACGCTGCTGAAGGCACAGGGCCGCCGCCTGCGGAACCGGTAGGTGGTCCGACCGTGAGCGACGGGCCGGCCACGGTCTGTCCGCTGTGTGGGGTGGGCTGTCGCCTCGAACCGGGCGAGGGCTCCCGCGCACGCGGCGTCGCCGGTCCCGCCAACCCGGAGGGCCGGCTCTGCGGGCAGGGGGTCGGTGCCTTCGACGTGGGCGAGGAGCGGCTGACCGAGCCGCTGGTCCGCCGCGACGGGACGCTCGAACCGGTCGACTGGTCGACGGCGCTGGACCGCGCCGCCGACGCGCTGGGCGGCGTCCGCGAGACCTCGGGGCCGGACGCGCTGGCGTTTCTGGGCGCGCCCCACTGTACCACCGAGGAGAACTACCTCCTCCAGAAGCTCGCCCGCGTCCTCGGCACCAACAACGTCGACAACCGTTCGCGGCTCTGTCACTCCTCGACCGCACGCACGCTCTCGGAACGGCTGGGCTGGCCGGCGACGACGAACGGCCTCGGCGACCTCGGCGAGGCGGACGTGATCGTCGTCGCGGGCGCGAACCCCGCCGAGCGCCAGCCGGTCGCGTTCAACAGTTTCGTCAGACCGGCGGTCGCCGACGGCACGACGCTGGTCCACGTCGATCCGGTCGGCAACCGGACGACCCGGCTGGCCGACCACCACGTCGCCCCGCGACCCGGCCGGGACGCGACGGTGTTCGACCTGCTGAGCGCGCGACTGTTGGCCGACGGCGGCGTCGACCGGTCGTTCGTCGCCGACCGGACCCGGGGGTTCGACCGGTTCCGCGAGTCGCTGGCGGACCTCGACCGAGCGGCGGCGACCGCGGCCGCCGGCGTCGACGAGGACACGCTGGCCGCGGTCGCGGACGACCTCGCCGCGGCCGACCGCGTCGCGGCGATGGTCGGGACCGGCGTCGAGGGCGGTGCGGCCGACACGCCGGCGGCGCTGCTTGACCTCCTCCTGGCGACCGGGAGCGTCGGCCGCCCCGGCACCGGCCTGTTCGTGCTCCGCGGGCTCGCGAACGAGCAGGGGGCGGCCGACGCGGGCTGTGTCCCCGACTGCCTTCCAGGGTACCAAGAGGTGACGGACCCCGACGCCCGCGAGCGGGTCGCAGCGGAGTGGGGGGTGTCGCCGCCCGCGACCCCCGGGATGGACGCGCGGGAGCTGCTCGCGGCGTTCGGCGGGGACGTCCGGGGCGCGCTCGTCGTCGGCGAGAACCCCGCCGTCTCGAAGCGCGACCGCGAGTGGCTGGGGGAGCGACTGGCCGCGCTGGACTCGCTCGTCGTCGTCGACGTGATGCCGACCGGGACCACCGAGCACGCCGACGTGGTCCTCCCGGCGGCGGCCGGCGTCGAGAAGGCGGGGACGCTCACGAACCTCGAACGCCGCGTCCAGCGGTTCCCTCGTGCGAGGGAGCCGCCCGGGGACGCCCGGCCGGACCTCGCGGTCCTCTCGGACCTTGGGGGCCGGCTGGCCGGCGACGCGTTCGACTACGACGGGCCGGCCGAGGTTTTCGACGAGTTGACGCGTGTCGCGCCGACCCACGCGGGCGTCGACTACGCCGACCTCGACGCCGGCGGCCGCCAGTGGCCCTTCGACGCCGACGGCGTGCTCTACCGGACGACGTTCGCGACGGCCGACGGGCGCGCGCCGTTCGGGACGGCCCGCCCGGTACCGGACCGCGAGACGCGGGACGGCCTCCACCTCGTCACGGGCGGCCGGGCGAGCGAGTTCGCCGACGACGCGGCGGCCGCGGTGGTCAGACTGGCCCCCGACGACGCGGCCCGGCGCGGCATCGAGACGGGCGACGACGTGGTGGTCGGCGACGGCGAGACGACGCTCTCGGTGACGGCGCGAGTCGACGAGGACACCCGGCCGGGGACGGTGTATCTCCCCGCGACGGTCGCCGATCCGCTGCTCCGCTCGGGCGGTTCGACGGTCCGCGTCCGGTCGCCCACGGTCCCGTCCGAGACCGGGTGACAGGCGATCGAGTGGCCGACTCGGGACACGCTCCCGCGGTCGGGGCAGCGCCGAGGCCGTGTCTCACGCTCGCGTCACCGGACCGAAACCGCGTCGGTCTCGCCAGTGTCCGAAGTCGGGAACCGAGAGAATCGGTGTCGTCGGCCTCGCCTCACGACCGCACGCGGGCGAGGTGGTCGGCAGTCGTCACGGGGGTCGTCACTCGTTGTAGCTGTCGGGGATCAGCACGACGCCGTGGAGGTCGAAGAGGTCCTCGACGACCGCCTCGATGCGGTCGAGGTTCGGGGGCAGCGCGACCGCGGGGAGGTAGAACTTCTCGGTCGGCTCGTCGCGCGTCTCGTTTATGACTGTCTCGTTCATCTCACCCGGACGTTGCCTCCCCAAGCGCATACGTGGATGGGGGGATAATTCCACGTATTTATGTCGGCAAAATATGCATAAACGTTCGTTATACTCCCGATCGGGATCGATCGGTGGGGCGGGGTATCCCCGTCTCGACCGCCGCCCGGTCGTGTGTCGTCCGCCGAGAGCGTCGGCTCCGGGCCGTCTCTCGGGACTCGGTGCAGTGACTGTCCCACGCCACCACTTATCACTGTACACTGGGAATATGCAACATATTTTTATTCGACTGCCGGCATACGTCGAGACAGCAGACGAGCCGTGAGCCGAACACCGGCCTGCAGGCCGCCGCGACGCGTCGGTCCCGGTCGATCGGCCGGGATCTCCGTGGCAGCGCCACCGCTCGCCCCGCACCGCGGGGGTTCGACCACCGGACGGGGCAGTTTCGACCTCGTCGGACACCGCGGGGCCGACGGCGCGTGCAGGCAGGTCGCTGTCGTCGGACGACCCACATCACCCACCAAGAGCTATGGAACGCGAACCGACACGCCGAGACGAGGTCACCGGTAGTGCAGTCGAGCTGACGGTCCGCAACGTCGGCGGTATCGCGAGCGCCGACCTCGCCATCTCGGACGGCGTGACGCTGCTGTCCGGGCGCAACGCGTCGAACAAGTCGTCGCTGCTACGCGCGCTTGCCGGCGTGCTCGGCGGCCCGGTCCCACCCGTGAAGAACGACGCCGACAGCGGAGCCGTCCGACTGACCGTCGACGGCACGGAGTACGCCCTCGATCTCGAACGCCGCGACGGGGCGACCGTCGCGACCCGGTCGGACGTCTACTCGTCCCGTGACGACCCGTGTGAGCTGTTCGTCGCGCTCACCGAGACGAACCCGATCCGGCAGGCGATCCTCGCCGGCGACGACCTCTACGACCTGCTGATGCGACCGGTGGACACGGCCGCGATACGGAGCGAGATCCGCCGCCTGCGCGAGCGCAAGGCGGACCTCGACGACCGCCTCGAGGAACTGGACGCGATGGAGAGCCGGCTGCCCGAGCTCCGGACCCGCCGGGAGACGCTCCGGGAGCGCAAGGAGCGGATCGAGGCGGACCTCCGGGCGAAGCGCAACGAGATCGAGGAGCGGGAGGGCGACGCCGGCGACGTCGCCGACGACCTCCAGGCGAAACGCGAGGAGCGCAACGACACCAGAGCCCGGATCAGGACCCAGGAGGACGCGATCGAGTCGCTGTCGGCGGAACTGGACGACGTCACCGCGGAACTGTCGTCGGTGGAGCCGACCGCGACCGACGACGGCTCGATCGAGGACGTCTCGGCCGAACTCGACCGGCTCCACCGCCGGAAACAGGAACTCACCTCCACCATCAACGCTCTCAGCCCCATCGTCGAGATGAACTCGAAGCTGCTGGACGGCGACCTCCCCGACGCGATGACCGACGACGACGTGGTTCCGAAACTCGACCCCGACGCCCGACACGTCACCTGCTGGACCTGCGGGAGCACCGTCGAGGAGGCGGCGATCGCCGAACAGATCGGGGCCATCGAGGACCTCGTCAGGGAGAAGCGGGACCAGCGGGACACCATCACCAGCCGAATCCAGGCGCTGACCGAGCGCCGCCGCGAACTCGAGGACCGGGCCGAGCGCGTCCGGCAGCTCCGGGAGCGACGCGACGACGTCGAGTCGGAGCTCGAACAGCGTCGGGCCGCACTCGACGACCTCCAGACCGACCTGCGCCGCCTGGAGTCCGAGATCGAGACCCTCCAGCGAGACGCCGGGGACGGGGAAGAGGACCGACTGCGCGAACTCTACGACGACGTCAGCGACCTCGAGTAC from Haloarcula litorea encodes:
- a CDS encoding DUF1641 domain-containing protein codes for the protein MAEPQRSYPTTATNAEHEDATDREGRAALEEALSERGDELAALVRSSDELDDVLTTAILVAASADEDELEHVTDSAANLVEAADGLSTEGAAELATQLGEDADDLSESLATVVALQREGHVDDLATVATAFTESLSPEEVEELATMLEENGSDLVDALDVVLELQRSGDLAALVETAQTLSALELDEDAVEGMNSFVGAIGEAQRESEPVGLLGALSALRTRDARAGLGYLVTLLKAQGRRLRNR
- a CDS encoding NADH-ubiquinone oxidoreductase-F iron-sulfur binding region domain-containing protein, translated to MTSIIAADGTTIRISGTGPPSDLLAVARESDVRAVAVGSTGVPALEPLVTVTNGGETAVHTDCSTAELDTVVASVSGGSDIRAAEPDAVVEHDPGTATLPPVDLPGLDVGRRRVLGAAGWRRPTDAADHEAAGGFDAPETTAVLDAGADLRGRGWGDLCQDEPLAPTWETTRDADGDPTVVVNAHGNPTDALLLASAPFDVLEGATAAAEAVGADGVIVYASTADERAVETVRAAAANYPDPPVAIDVVTGPAEHRAAEPTMALEAIEGNHRLEARIRPPGPESVGLHGQPTLVHTPRTLANLAVALREGEADTRTVTVEGDVAAPATVELAASDTLSTAVDAVDVDGEFKAACVGGRFGGLTADLDVAVGPAALSAADLGTEGVVQVLADDRCVLEFVGQRTQFAADENCGRCVPCREGTTQLAELLRDIYDGTYAPADIRELVRVMDGSSICAFGVEAGRPARTAVAEFEAELQAHADGDCPTDSCPQPAEVT
- a CDS encoding bifunctional methylenetetrahydrofolate dehydrogenase/methenyltetrahydrofolate cyclohydrolase, producing MTRIIDGNEIADEIRADVKASVETLTDAGVQPGLATVLMSEDGASETYVSMKQEACEELGIAGHHHEIGPDEPADALFDRIDELNADPSVHGILVQMPVPSHVDKATVLERIDPEKDVDGFHPENVGRLVAGNARYKPCTPHGVQKILAAEGIDTEGKDAVVVGRSDIVGKPMANLLIQYGDGGNATTTVCHSRTEDLAEKTRQADILVAAAGVPEMIDGEMVKEGATVIDVGVNRVDADTEKGYELVGDVEFDSAKEKASAITPVPGGVGPLTIAMLMYNTVKAASVQSGVAVDLP
- the epsC gene encoding serine O-acetyltransferase EpsC produces the protein MEYNYTGDAHRRLFESYAADEEPFPTQSPMEFPHREHGREEVDILRRVFFPTCWNAAALVRDELAVLDRLDDLGGLFYAGIRPYADGDPSETVATILDQLPEIRATLKRDVEAAYKGDPAAKTYLEIVRSYPGFLAILVQRVAHALYEADAGEYARELTEYAKTQTGIDIHPGAEIGDYFFVDHGTGVVIGETATVGDWVRIYQDVTLGALHFEEDEGDEHALKKGYKRHPDIGDHVVIGAGTKVLGAITVGDHVSIGANSWVTEDVPDDTQVYVSEHPTQERKRNDR
- the fdhF gene encoding formate dehydrogenase subunit alpha, which translates into the protein MQQAKQQALENVEHVAEGVAADTLSEGKLFEIAQSIGDKRLEELNVADTTCGYCAVGCRFDLYSDGEEILAARPTEAEDAPVNGISTCVKGKFGYDFVNSDDRLTSPLVRDEHGQFREATWDEALARVAEGLGDIKEEHGGEALSLIASSKATNEENYLMGKFARQVLGTNSVDNCNRLCHSSTVAGLAKTYGYGAASIKTDDLELADCILLTGSNTTEAHPVLATRIKQNVRDGADLLVFDPREIQIAEYADQYSQVKPGYDAVWINGITRYIINNDLYDEEFVAERTTGFEDVREAVQEFTPERVEEVTGVPHEEIASAAETIAAADSTVFGWTLGLTEHSHGTENVMAMANLAAVTGNLGKPGAGVSPFRGQNNVQGGGGDMGPLPDNFPGYQDIADDEIRAKFEDAWDCDISEEYGYYTTQMFLAADDDDIRGMYIIGENAALSEPGVNHAEDVLEDLEFLVVQDLFVNETAQYADVVLPACSFVEKTGTFTNTDRTVQMVKQVMEPKGDSRPDWEILQDLANRMGRDWDYDDTAEIMREVNSLTPLYGGVTHERVEANGGLQWPCWDEDHPGTERLYTEEFNTENGKANLQGIGYSEPAETPDDEYPYTLTTGRVLYQYHTGTMTHREEGIMKYTPSDFVEIHPETAESLGVESGDLVTLESRRGEIVVPAQVTDRVGPDNVFVPIHFAESAVNRLTDEEHLDPAAATPEFKVSAVSLRAAGPGAEPTVTPAETTMGDD
- a CDS encoding 2Fe-2S iron-sulfur cluster-binding protein, which produces MSSEHAHEDAPPLTEEIAPGTAADPAVGGTERATVTVDGTPVTVEAGATLLDAVEAVDTDEYVPALCSYDRQEIGPRSECRTCMVETEAEGIVPACSHPAEDGMSVSTDAEAAAQARDVNLDLVLSNHNLRCTTCGKNGRCELQDASIEQEVEEPRYGVLDERDEYEPLDDTSSFIQIDRNKCILCNRCVEACNDVQVEGVLRMEGSGQDTRIGFQSDAETMEDSTCVSCGHCATVCPTGSLVEKGIEDATTIPIPGFTQKNSVGKAIESSGETKGPMTPKKRDTDRREDPDAAASTPNAPSADDVATDGWAGFEGGEWP